The following proteins come from a genomic window of Corallococcus sp. NCRR:
- a CDS encoding sigma 54-dependent Fis family transcriptional regulator, whose protein sequence is MSTLTRQPRHGAPAAAGLVPALTLISHLKIQRSGEQVLLRELLTGREVALSRTEPNFARPGSLLGLPLADPFLSRKPLRLVPGRSGGVRLVAGSSSPVLVDGEPLSGERELSPQALALGVTLELAERVVLLLHLVEPVEKTEADELGMVGQSAAVRRVRRQVLQVADLDVPVLIRGETGTGKELVARALHQHGRRQKGPFISVNLGSIPKELAAAELFGAERGAYTGATQSREGFFRAAQGGTLFLDEVAEASPEVQALLLRVLETGEMYPVGSRTPVKLNVRLVAATDAHLEVQIQQGTFKAPLMHRLAGYGIQLPPLRERREDLGLLLMHFARLELEALGERWRLEDPDPSAEPWLPTSLASRLVRHPWPGNIRQLRNVTRQLIISSRGQPSLQVDPQLEKELIAPIPVPASPEKAPVESRRKPSEVSEEEMMIALREHGWDLAAASNQLGITRASLYNLMKKSSQARTAKDLSVEQIRESYRDCKGDLELMSQRLEVSVRALQRRVRELGLEED, encoded by the coding sequence ATCTCCACGCTCACCCGGCAGCCGCGGCACGGCGCTCCGGCGGCGGCAGGCCTTGTTCCTGCCCTGACCCTGATCTCCCACCTGAAGATCCAGCGCAGCGGCGAGCAGGTGTTGCTCCGCGAGCTCCTGACGGGCCGGGAGGTGGCCCTCTCCCGCACGGAGCCGAACTTCGCGCGCCCCGGCTCCCTCCTGGGGCTGCCGCTGGCGGACCCCTTCCTGAGCCGCAAGCCGTTGCGCCTGGTCCCGGGACGCTCCGGCGGGGTGCGGCTGGTTGCGGGGAGCAGCTCACCGGTGCTCGTGGACGGAGAGCCTCTTTCCGGTGAGCGCGAATTGAGCCCCCAGGCGTTGGCTTTGGGCGTCACGCTGGAGCTGGCCGAGCGCGTGGTGTTGCTGCTCCATCTGGTGGAGCCCGTCGAGAAGACGGAAGCGGATGAGCTGGGCATGGTGGGGCAGAGCGCGGCCGTCCGCCGCGTGCGCCGACAGGTTTTGCAAGTGGCGGACCTGGACGTGCCGGTGCTCATCCGGGGCGAGACGGGCACGGGCAAGGAGCTGGTGGCACGCGCGCTCCACCAGCACGGCCGCCGGCAGAAGGGCCCCTTCATCAGCGTGAACCTGGGCTCCATCCCCAAGGAGCTGGCCGCCGCCGAGCTCTTCGGCGCCGAGCGTGGCGCCTACACGGGGGCCACCCAGTCCCGCGAGGGCTTCTTCCGCGCCGCCCAGGGAGGCACGCTCTTCCTGGACGAGGTGGCCGAGGCCTCCCCCGAGGTGCAGGCGCTGCTCCTGAGGGTGCTGGAGACCGGCGAGATGTATCCGGTGGGCAGCCGCACCCCCGTGAAGCTCAACGTGCGGCTGGTGGCCGCCACGGATGCGCACCTGGAGGTGCAGATCCAGCAGGGAACCTTCAAGGCGCCGCTCATGCACCGGCTGGCGGGGTACGGCATCCAGCTTCCCCCCTTGCGCGAGCGCCGCGAGGACCTGGGCCTCCTCTTGATGCACTTCGCCCGGCTGGAGCTGGAGGCGCTCGGAGAGCGCTGGCGGCTGGAGGATCCCGACCCCTCGGCCGAGCCCTGGCTGCCGACGTCGCTGGCGTCCCGCCTGGTGCGCCACCCGTGGCCCGGCAACATCCGGCAGCTGCGCAACGTCACGCGCCAGCTCATCATCAGCAGCCGGGGCCAGCCGAGCCTCCAGGTGGATCCCCAACTGGAGAAGGAGCTGATTGCTCCCATCCCGGTCCCCGCATCCCCCGAGAAGGCGCCGGTGGAGTCGCGCCGCAAGCCCTCCGAAGTCTCCGAGGAGGAGATGATGATCGCGCTGCGCGAACACGGCTGGGACCTGGCGGCCGCGTCGAACCAGCTCGGCATCACCCGCGCCTCGCTCTACAACCTGATGAAGAAGAGCTCCCAGGCCCGCACGGCCAAGGACCTGAGCGTCGAGCAGATCCGCGAGAGCTACCGCGACTGCAAGGGCGACCTGGAGCTGATGTCCCAGCGCCTGGAGGTCTCCGTTCGCGCGCTCCAGCGGCGTGTCCGGGAGCTGGGGCTGGAGGAGGACTGA